One region of Eupeodes corollae chromosome 1, idEupCoro1.1, whole genome shotgun sequence genomic DNA includes:
- the LOC129940713 gene encoding protein obstructor-E isoform X1, whose protein sequence is MTRIVLSFGLCLALCGALALSASCSGKNERFPVPGQCDAYVECVNGQQVEMLCPDGLLFNEKSSGYPCGYPIDVTCEQRTKLQTAQPTDDCPHQFGYYRLGDKSNCGTFKNCASGVAHVLECPEGLAWNSETYQCDWPDLVADCDAEAFLGFKCPQVAKSNLLGDEEYRFYISPRDCSKYFICINGSPRINSCGEGYGFNPDINACDGFENITCSGSVRNAVKPEKINTEPSSFPQRQQSNNYQSSNNYQQPAKLQAQKPGQYSAFQQQPQRGAYQQQGAYQQQKPYQQQQSFQNSGRPNYG, encoded by the exons atGACGAGGATTGTACTTAGTTTTGGATTATGCTTGGCACTTTGTGGAGCCTTAG CTCTATCAGCAAGTTGCTCGGGAAAGAATGAACGGTTCCCTGTTCCCGGCCAGTGTGATGCTTATGTGGAATGCGTTAATGGTCAGCAGGTAGAGATGCTCTGTCCCGATGGTTTGTTGTTCAACGAGAAAAGCAGTGGATATCCCTGTGGTTATCCAATCGATGTTACCTGTGAGCAGAGAACTAAACTTCAAACAGCTCAACCAACCGACGATTGCCCACATCAATTTGGATACTATCGTTTGGGTGACAAAAGCAATTGTGGAACATTCAAAAATTGTGCCTCCGGTGTTGCTCATGTTTTGGAATGCCCTGAGGGGTTGGCCTGGAATTCAGAAACATACCAATGTGATTGGCCAGATCTAGTGGCTGATTGTGATGCTGAAGCCTTTTTGGGTTTCAAATGTCCACAAGTTGCCAAGTCAAACCTTTTGGGTGACGAAGAATACCGGTTCTATATCTCACCAAGAGATTGCTCCAAATACTTCATCTGCATCAATGGATCACCTAGAATAAACAGCTGTGGAGAGGGATACGGTTTCAATCCAGACATTAATGCTTGtgatggttttgaaaatatcaccTGCAGTGGATCAGTTAGGAATGCCGTAAAGCCAGAGAAAATAAATACCGAACCAAGTTCATTCCCTCAACGGCAACAATCGAACAATTATCAATCGTCAAATAACTACCAACAGCCGGCTAAGCTACAAGCACAAAAACCCGGCCAATACAGTGCCTTCCAACAACAACCCCAACGAGGTGCTTACCAACAACAAGGAGCCTATCAGCAACAAAAACCTTACCAACAACAGCAATCCTTCCAGAACTCCGG